A stretch of Coffea eugenioides isolate CCC68of unplaced genomic scaffold, Ceug_1.0 ScVebR1_2283;HRSCAF=3281, whole genome shotgun sequence DNA encodes these proteins:
- the LOC113756399 gene encoding putative disease resistance protein At1g50180 translates to MADTIISLVIERTVDLLIKKSVFLKDVGRQIERVRNDLDWMRCFLKDADQKQDEDERIHHWVSQIRAAAYDAEDVIEIFASEVEFFTKNKGLVTKLTYYPLKIVNLYKIGKEIESLQIRLNDIADSREKYGIKNLGEGTSTQGEELQRLRRSSPISEDKDIVGFEKITKSLVKELLKGDKNRRVVSIIGMGGAGKTTLAKKVYNHADVRERFNCRAWVCVSSIYNHKETLRTIIKQLNPVTNELLDMLEKMQEQDLEQRVYQDLQDKCYLVVLDDVWKEAAWDCLSRRAFPDVGTSSRLLLTSCNRDVAVHADALSIPHELKTLGEDDSWQLFLKKALGHGANAVCPSDLEVVGRKIAGRCAGLPLAITVIGGLLLGKKKLKSEWEKVLNNFSAYLSRSQSEAGAILELSYADLPANLKYCFLYLGLFPEDSVISVRKLIHMWVAEGIMQKRDAKNLEETAAYDDVERLCSRNMVQVAEMTVDERIKSCRVHDLLRELAIRKAEDENFFSDP, encoded by the coding sequence ATGGCTGACACTATTATCTCTCTTGTTATTGAAAGAACTGTTGATCTGCTGATTAAAAAATCTGTTTTCCTGAAAGATGTTGGACGACAAATTGAAAGAGTCCGAAATGATCTGGACTGGATGCGGTGTTTCCTGAAAGATGCAGATCAAAagcaagatgaagatgaaaggATTCACCACTGGGTTTCACAAATCAGAGCTGCTGCCTATGATGCAGAGGATGTCATTGAGATCTTTGCCAGCGAAGTTGAGTTCTTCACAAAGAACAAGGGACTCGTCACCAAATTGACGTATTATCCCTTGAAAATTGTGAACCTCTACAAGATAGGTAAAGAGATCGAGTCCTTACAGATAAGGCTCAATGACATAGCTGATAGCCGTGAAAAATACGGTATAAAAAATCTTGGCGAGGGAACGAGTACACAAGGAGAAGAGCTTCAACGTCTCCGACGGTCCTCTCCAATTAGTGAGGACAAGGATATTGTGggcttcgagaagataacaaaATCCCTGGTGAAAGAACTTTTGAAAGGGGACAAAAACCGCCGGGTGGTTTCGATCATTGGCATGGGAGGTGCTGGTAAGACAACTCTAGCCAAAAAAGTTTATAACCATGCTGATGTTAGGGAGAGATTCAACTGTCGTGCTTGGGTATGTGTCTCTTCAATTTACAATCACAAAGAGACGCTGAGAACAATCATAAAGCAACTGAATCCAGTAACTAATGAGCTACTTGACATGTTGGAAAAGATGCAAGAGCAGGACTTGGAACAAAGGGTCTATCAAGATCTACAAGACAAATGTTATCTTGTGGTACTTGATGATGTATGGAAGGAAGCAGCGTGGGATTGCCTATCCAGGAGGGCCTTTCCTGATGTTGGCACATCAAGTAGATTGCTGCTTACAAGTTGCAATCGGGATGTTGCCGTACACGCAGATGCTCTTAGCATCCCACATGAGTTGAAAACTTTGGGGGAGGACGATAGCTGGCAGTTGTTCCTCAAAAAGGCCTTAGGCCATGGAGCTAATGCTGTGTGTCCTTCAGATTTGGAAGTAGTAGGCAGGAAAATTGCGGGGCGATGTGCCGGTCTACCACTGGCCATAACGGTTATTGGTGGCCTGCTACTAGGCAAGAAAAAGTTGAAGAGTGAATGGGAGAAAGTTCTCAACAACTTTAGCGCATACCTATCAAGAAGCCAGAGTGAAGCAGGGGCGATTCTGGAATTAAGTTATGCAGATCTTCCTGCCAATCTGAAATATTGCTTTTTGTATTTGGGTTTGTTTCCAGAGGACTCCGTGATTTCTGTGCGCAAGTTGATCCATATGTGGGTTGCAGAGGGAATAATGCAGAAAAGAGATGCAAAAAATTTGGAGGAAACTGCAGCATATGATGATGTGGAACGACTTTGTAGCAGGAATATGGTCCAAGTGGCGGAAATGACTGTTGATGAGAGGATTAAAAGCTGCAGAGTCCATGATTTACTGCGAGAGCTTGCAATCAGAAAGGCAgaggatgaaaattttttttcagaTCCATGA
- the LOC113756398 gene encoding tocopherol O-methyltransferase, chloroplastic-like: MNLFKSCSFQEIKYADWSPHVAPHYAEMRKITLSWKGIMSYVRHVGWRQMSIKFLMMPSVFDTFKNGLLKYCILTCQKPQ; the protein is encoded by the exons ATGAATTTATTCAAGTCATGCTCTTTTCAG GAGATCAAGTATGCAGACTGGTCTCCACACGTTGCTCCACATTATGCAGAAATGAGGAAGATAACGTTGTCATGGAAGGGAATCATGTCGTATGTTAGACATGTTG GATGGAGGCAAATGAGCATCAAGTTTCTGATGATGCCGTCAGTGTTCGACACATTCAAAAATGGTCTGCTTAAGTATTGCATTCTTACGTGCCAGAAGCCTCAGTAG